gtttttggttataaatttgaaatttaatcttgtacttttttcataacacttttcaactgttacatttgattattttgataacatttttaatttgttatattatataaaccataatgattttttacgcttataatatgtttctaaatcataacatatataacatattaaaagtctagtaataaaattttgttactttagtgtggataatatattttaaattttattttgataagtatacttataaggttttttttttaattaaaagattttcattattgtattttgataaaaaaaaaatcaaaattaatcataaaatgtaattctcaatagattgataaaccacaagtattacattaatcaataactaattcaaaccatgaatatgtctaattcatgagatcttagttctaatttaaatttgaaagcataacataataaagttatataatcttgaacattttttactttaaaaatgaaaaacagaaacattacaaaatacacaaaagtaaaccaagcatgaaacttgctccatccttcaattcatcatccaaccaagtacttgctgctgaagttgtttgttgccatctgaagctctctaaattgaaatctcctcaggtttccaaggcgaacctcctcatgatgttgctctgaaattttttaaaacactgcAAAATTTAGTCAAATAAACAGTATGGTAATAGTTCGAAAGCTTGGCATCTATCACTCTCTAATCCAATGAGTCAAAGAGACCTCTTCTATGCTCATATAAGTTGCATAATAATTACAAACTTTTCCACAAAAAATGAGCAAAATGAGAGctgaataaaatgactaaaaattaatcaaaagaaaacagagaaaaaccatatacacacgtacatacatacatacaatgTGTAGTGACTGAAAcatattagtattatatttaactaaatatCAATCCTAATATAGCTGAAACATGAAAGTTGGAAACTCCCAAAAAAGAAAAATGTATGAATAAAAGAAGTTGTCACTATTGCACAAGAAAATGTTAGCATGTAGTCTTTCTTGATACTAGATATGATAATCAATTAGTGAACCTCAATCAGTAACATTAGCtgcaaaaatagcttaagaaaaACTTGTTAAGATCTTACAAAGAGATTCAGAATGTGGTCTTTCATTGTTTCAAATAAACAGCATTATCCCTttccacaaatattcaaataagaaGCTATATTTTAGGCACAATTTTAGGACATTCATAAACAAAATGAATCTGATTGGCATGGAATGCATTTTGATTTACAGGACTAATGAATGACTTATGCAAAGCAAAACTCCATATCTCTATCTGTGTTTATATTTCATTAGCATAGCTGAAATTCCCAAATACCAAAACTAAACATGACTAGAAGATCTTGGGACAAAGCAGAGAAACATTCCCacttaaaataaattcaaaaaaaaatgttaaaccaATAACCAATGATACATCATGACACATATCTTAATTAACCTGTATTttaacacccaattaatcagacaCTTTACAACAAGTTGTATAATCAGACACTTTTTGTACCACCAGACCAGGACCAACTAGGAAAGAAGGAACCTTGGAAAACTGggctaataaataaaaaaataaaaaagaatggtctaatggaataaaaagtttgagaatttttccttttgttttttcttttttgtaagaATGTGTAATACATATTAACATGACAGAACACAACCCTCAAAATctacaaaggctgcaaagttAAAGCACATGGTGAAAAAACAAGCTCCAAGGACCAGGACCAAGCATTTCATAATATTTTTTATCTTcactaagtaaaaaaaaatgattagtgAACTTTTTTTTAACAATGTTGGTCTCCAGAGCCTCAAGGTTTTCATTATCTTCATGCCATCATAAAACATATAGCGCATGGCATCCATAAGTCCTTAAATTTTCCTGTtccttttttttataaaaactatTTCAATAAGAAAGCAGAACAAAGCTTCAGATGCAGGCTAAGAACCAAGATAAATAACATCCCAGAACATATGTTCTGTAAGTTGAGTAAAAATGTTTCAGATTGGAGAATAGTAAATTGAGTAATCTTCTTAATCTTTGTTGAAAAAAGACGGGGAAATGAGGGAGCCAAGAAGCCTAAATCGAAACAAGATTGGAAGCTATATTTTAGGCCCAATTTTAGGACAttcataaacaaaaatattgagcATAACAATACATTTTTGATATTTTGATTAACAAACAATCACTTTTTCAAAGAATagttgaaatttgaaatttttttgcatgAACTCAACAAATGTAACCAGTCCAGGACAGAGAAAAAAGAACTAAAGTGAGTGTAATGGGATGAGACaaaaacacactaaaacaaaaactaaagagaaaaaaTACTTGCCCAAAAAGGAGCAACTCAAACCATATTTTAAACAACTCAAATATTAAGAAACAACATCTGGGAACAAGAAACTAAAACTACTATCCTTGTATCAAAAAGCTATTATACTGATTTAGTCTGTTTCAGTATAACCTCCAACATATGGATAATACTGTATACGCTTTAGTACAATGCACTAGAGACTTGTCCCCAGATGACTATAAGAAATGTCTTGGAAGTGCCACAGAAGAGATTTTGGATGTTTATTATTACTCAATTGGAGTTAGACTTCTTAGTCAAAGCTGCTACTTGAGATATGAGTTGTATGCGTTTTATATGGGTGAATCTGATTCTATGGCTAATAATAAAAATGGAGAAGGTTCTTAATTATTCATCATGAAGAttcttgtttttttcttctttttcttttttcttttacataCTAACTTATGTGAAAAAGAAATAGAGAGATATTATCTAACTGATTGATTTGAATTGTAGATAATGGAAGAAATGAAAGATGGAAATTTTCATTGGTAGCTGTTGTTATATCATGTCTTGTGATAGTAGTTCTTGGTTCATATGCTTGCTATTATGCACTTAACAGAAGACACAAAAAGAGTAATAAAGATTTTGTTCAAGCTTATCCAAGAGTAACTTgcttgtcttttatattttttatttttgttctctaCTTAATCGACAGCTTGATTCCTTATTCAAGGAATAATGAAAATCTCTAGAAAATTTCTCATAAGAACATCAATGGAGATGATTCAACAGATTAGGAGTTTCCATACATTGATTTGGCTTCCATAAAAATTTCTACTAACAACTCTTCTGATTCAAACAAGTTAGGAGAGGGTGGTTTTGGCCCTGTTTACAAGGTAATTAATAAAGTATTTCTTTATTATCTTTTTTCAATCTGAAAAAGAAGTCAACATATATAGGATTACACAAAAACAAAATGGTTATTTGCAGGGGGCACTAAGAGATGGAGAGGAAGTGACAGTGAAGAGGCTCTCAATATGTTCTGAGCAAGGTTAAGAAGAATTCACTAATGATGTTCTACTGATATTGAAACTTCAACATTACAATCTTGTCAAGCTTTTGGGTTTCTGTGTAGATGGAAAGGAAAAGATACTTGTGTATGAATACTTGCCAACCAACAGCATAGACATCATTTTGTTTggtaataatataaatatttgtatacattCTTTTCTCTGAAGTCCTCTGATTTCAGGACCTTGTATCATCATACTAAATTATAGATGTATAGTTATGTTTCCTACTCTAAACTGCATTTTTCTCGCACTTGTGATGGTTAGATTCAAGGAAATGTGCACAACTAGATTGGAGCACACAGGTTAATATTTTAAATGGAATAGCAAGAGGAACTCTGTACCTTAATGAGGATTCTAGGCTTTGAATCATCCACAGAGACTTGAAAGCCAGTAACATACTACTTGATTTGAATATGAATCCCAAGATTTCAGACTTTGAAATGGCAAGGATTTTTGCAGGAACTGAAAGTCAAGCTAATACTGCCACAATAGTTGGGACTCAGTAAGTTATTGTGCTCTTAAACATAAAAcaatatattgtaaaaaaaaacgGTAACAGAGTGAGCAAGTGTTGCACCTTTAATATATTTTGAGCCTCGATTTTGCTTTTTCCAAATTTAACAAGCTCCCAGAAGCAAGTATTATACTGATTGTTTATGTGGCCTACAAAACCACAAGAACGAAATCTTAAAGACAAAATAAGCTTTCATTGTCAATAACTTGATCAAGTTATTAACTTCATAGATataacataattttttattttaatttatttattaacttCATAGAAAACTACTAATTCAAACTCATAATACAAATTatacttcaacatattataatcTGATTTTTGTTCTTTCCCCACATAAACAATGTTATTTTTTTAGCAATATATTAATCATCAATATTCTAATTAATAATACTTAAaactaatacatatatataaagtatgaacattatatataaaaatttatatatttaaacataGTGCATCATAATTAAAGTTCAGCATGTATACGTTAATAATCAATTATAGAGAGCCCAAAAATATGTAAAATAGTTACAAAGTATCAAACATTTATAGGTGAATTTATCTGAGTTGAAAGGGTGACTCAGATGCTTAATTATTCTGGTATTGGTTTTTCCTGTTAGTATGTACATAGAAGTGAACTAAAGATGTCACAATTTTAGTactaaattttatataatatcTAATGTGTGATCATATTAATACTGTTGAGATCATGACAATGTAATTATTGTCCATATTGTTAGCattcattataatattatttttggaCCAACAGCAAATACATGTGTTATGATTTCCAAAATTTAGTCAACCTATGGCACCCCAACCTAAATcatttactataaataagaattcAAACGTACAATGGAACCATGAAACACACAAATTTTACTAAAAGGAGCAAGAAAATTTCTTGAGCTTGTGAAACAGAAGTACCAGAACAGAAGACAGACCCAGATATTTAAAGCTTCTTCACTGATGATGAAAAGAGCACAAGAAGCCAAAAGTAAATCCACCTACAATGAGATTAAAGTGAGATTAACCCCATATTTCAAAAGCACAAAACTTAACCCAATTTTTCATTTGGGGATACATACCCTGGAGCATATTCTGGCAGAGCTATTCTGTAACCAAAAGCTTTAAAGGTGAAGCCAACAGGTGCTATGGCCATTTGAAAGTTGATGACTTCTTGTCCTGTGAGTTCAAAATGAAAGTTTTATAGAATCAAAAGCTGATAGATTGTAAGAAAATCATCTAAGACTAGACATTTGAAGTTGAAATTCTTTACATGATACTAAAATAAGTTTTCTCCCATCATTTCAACTAATGAGAAGTAAGTCCAGTGGTCAGGTCCATGGTTAGGTCCATGGTTAGCTTGTATGAAATTTGTTGAATATGTTACAGTGGCCAACATTGTAGGACTTAGCTAAGGACCCTTAAAGAAGTATAAAACTAATTTTATACTTAGATTAGAGTTAACTCAATAAAACTCTCTGAAGCTTTTATTGGAAAGTGAAATAAAGAAATGTTGTCTTCAATCATTTAGATTGAAAAGTGATTGTATAGAGTAGTGACTCAAATAGCTTCATGTGTGGATTCTTTTTTGTTAATGGCAAAATGACCATAAACAGATAAAAGTTATGAAATAGAATAGTATATACAATCACTAAGTTTTACGTTAGACCAAAAGTACAAACATGCAAGATTTTCTATTTAGATAAAACACTAGAATGGAAGATGGAAAATGGcatattatattaattattaagatATGAAGTTAAGAGATAATTCTAATGAAAAAGGGTTGTTTCCTAGACTATGAAGTATGTAGAATAATACGTACATCTGTATCCAAATTATAATCAACCACGTACCTAATTAATTATTCAGCAATGTATACATATTGCACAAGcataatattataacaaaaacaaaagtaagagaagatacctcttgcaaactgttggTGTGAGTTTCTCTACAATCCAAAACACATGAAATAAGGATTACATCAGAACAAAGAAACTTCCAAAATTTCCAAATACCAAACTCTAACTAACTCATATGTTTAggggaaaataaaaagaaatcatTACTAGTTACTTTTTTACTGCTGtaagatttaaaattaaaaaaaattataagatatTAAGATATATGGCATTTCTAGTTCATATAATTGCCTTCTCGAATGATAACACAGTAAATTGAGCAATATGATTTCATAGCTCAAATAAAATAGCAATTTTTTTGCCATAGTTAAGTGTCTCAACAGTTCAATTAAGCAATATTGCACTCTAACAAAAGAATTTCCATGAAAGAATTATAGAAATCAAGAAAATCCTAACAAAATCAAGAAAATCCTATCAAAACTAATAAGAAGTTAAGATATATGGAAATTATAGAAAAGGCCCATCAAAAACGAAAAGGCCAAGAAGCAGTGATTTTTCCACAAACAAACAGATAAATTCtgaagtaaaagagagaaaaaacacTAGAATACAATCTACAATAGACATGAATTTTCAGCATAAATATTGCACAAGCATATGCAATTAAAAAGTATTTAGTTGGAAGGGAATGCTGATTTTTTACATAGATGGCACAAGCATATGCAATTAAAAAGTACATGTGGCTATAAATATTGCAATTATAAAGTAcggtttataaaaaaatattacaatttcAGTGATTTTTACTTCAACTTCAGTGAAAAATTGTTTAAATTATAAGAAACAAGAAAAACTGCTAAAATTTTGTTCATTCATAATCTAATGATATTGTTaacatgtttaatatatcaaaTTACAATGGCTGTGAACATCTTAATATAGAAATTTATCTCCTAAAACATGAATCATTGAAGACAAGCACATGTTGCAacatagaaggaaaaaaaatacacTATTATGGAAATCAATTATAGCTGCCATTAGATATTCCAATGCCAGAACAATCTAGGTCCTATCAGCCtgtatattaaaaaagaaaaagataagcaGTAGTAATTTTTTTCcacaaaacaaacaattaaattacaaaatgaaatagAGAAAATCATATAGAAGAAGAGAATATTCATGAGTATTTTAACATAAATAGATTagaaaattaaatatctttaaaccAGTATACAACCACAAACAATTAAGAAAACAAATTTTTTGACATTTATCTATATCACTCTCTTGGAGGCATTTCAACAAACACATTATATGCAACCAAGAAAGCTTTATCATAAACATCATTCGAATTTCCAACATTTAACTTCAAAGGCCAAAAATCTATTCTCTTCCCCTCTTTTATAACAACAAGAGGTTCTGACTAAAACACTTGAAAATCAACTTCTTCAAACCCAAAATATATCATATTCAAGTTCTAGAGATACCCTATTCGGAAAATTATTGGAGACttgaactgaaaaaaaaaaattagcttgAAGACCCAAAATATGCCATTTACTCAGTATATATTATGTGTTTTATCATGTAGTCAGCatatcaaaaatatcaaattaagTGCATATATAGTTGacatttaaacactcaagaaACACTGGAAAATTAACTTTTTCAAACCcaaaatttatcaacttaattgaaaacaaaaaatattttacatttaaTCACACAACAAAACTTACTTCAATAATATCATAATCGAAACATCATCAATAGTTCtagaatcaaataaaaaaatacacataTAAATCCCAACGCAatattttttatacatataaAGAGAGATGGGTTGAGCTCacctagagagagagggagagggagagggagagatcGTTGTCCTCACAAAGCTCATCTATGGCATTGGTGGCAGCGACTTTGAAGGAAAGCAGGGGCTTGCTGCTCAAATGGATAGATAGATCGAGATGAGAAGATTAGAGATTGAGAAACTATTGATGGAGAAAAGAGAGTGAGAGTGCAGCGTCCAACGGATGAAGAAGTTTGTTGAGAAAAGGCATTTGGTTTCAAGAacggatattaatttgaaatctgaaaaaaaaaaaatgaaacataTACCTCACAGTCACCTGGGTTCTTGCTTCAATCCCTTCCATTGAGCAGCTTTAGCACACCATGACCACACCATTGCTGAAGCGATGAGCTCTTGTCCTTTTCCATCGCTGTGTATCTCTATAGCTAGCTAGAAGCAACAACCCAGGTGAAGGGTGAGAGTGGGAGAAAGCCGACTGGAGAGTGGGAGAAACCCAGGAAAGAGACtctgagagaaagaaagagcgAGTGAGAGTGGGAGAGAGCCGACTggagtgtgtgagagagagaggcaGCGTGTAAAGGGTTTCAGAAaacattcttaattttttattgttttagtttttttctttttgtcattttcatttggcgcccactatattttcatttggcgcctattGCTTTAcacttaataaaaaatattttctgTATCTTTTTTATTTGTATGTATCAATAACGTTTTGAATAATATGCTATATTTTGGTGTTATATTtggtcaaaattgttgtagtgctaGTGAATTAagaggtgagaaaactgcaccctgttatatgtttgtgatgggactaagtgctcccgatacttgtattatgtcaatgatggtattacgctaTGGGACATGTgttagcggcctaagggtgtcgtacacaatatttgcgcacagggcgcggcttggccactggtagccgaggacagcttaatattcactgagctcggtttaagcaggccggagtcagtgggataacggagggagcagcctgagggtgctggccctggttatcatttgtgaattgatatatgttatGAGTTGATgtgttagtatgttgaatacttgattatactggatATTTATATGgatgagaatatgtgatgcaatatgagatattgacttgtctgttgtttgcttatgctctgttgttgtgttttcttgctgggtcttggctcacgggtgctacgtggtgcaggtaaaggcaaaggcaagttggaccaaccctgagatggagagctgcggggttgaatgtgcatagccagctgttcgatcaccatggtcgaggactgtgtcaggacagggattgcctaattgtctgttttgccttaatatggcttgttattgtatctaaaccttatgacttttgtaaacggtctttaaatttaatatttttgggatcccgtgtaaacagataatgtttcttaatgaaaatgcaacttttgagaccaaaccattttaaccctagttcctctatagttttagtaacacgtttttaattgaatgacttgattagcaagtctagtaatttataaacacacagtgtatcggtcttagctatccagggcgttacaacgccgcctgaccaatcctctccaggatctcaaatggtccaataaatctagggcttagcttgcccttctttccaaacctcctcacccctcgcagtggtgaaactccatgtagcttttctgtctgttCTGAGAAGCTAGCattctagcccggatcttctctatggcttcacttgtcctctgaaccatatctggccccaaatatcttctctcacccatctcgtcccaatgaatgggtgatctacacttcctcccatataacatctcatagggagccactccaatcgttgattgataactattgttgtatgaaaattcaatcaacggaagatacttactccatgaaccctcaaaatcaatcacacatgctctgagcatatcctccaatatctgaatcgtcctctcagaccgtccatcagtctgaggatgaaaggtcgtactgaacttcaactgagtccccaaagtcTTCTGCAAACTAcctcaaaacttggaagtgaaaataggatcccggtctgacactatagacttaggaaccccatggagacgtacgatctccctcacatacaactttgcatactgatccacagtatatgtcgatctcctggtagaaaatgggctgacttggtgtagtccactatcacccacaccgagtcatgaagccccactgtcctgggtaaacctcccacaaaatccatactaatttcctcccatttccattcaggaatacctaaaggctggagcaaccctgctggtcgctaatgttctgctttcacctgctgacaagttaagcatctggcaacgttctccatcacatccttcttcatcccaggccaccaatataaagtccgcagatcctgatacatcttcgtggtacccggatgaaatgagtacggtgtcgtatgagactcatctagtatctctcgtctgatcccctcatcaactggaacacaaatctgtccctgataccgaagcaatccattctcagaaacagaatagtccttagctactcccgct
The Humulus lupulus chromosome 6, drHumLupu1.1, whole genome shotgun sequence DNA segment above includes these coding regions:
- the LOC133785702 gene encoding cysteine-rich receptor-like protein kinase 10, encoding MDNTVYALVQCTRDLSPDDYKKCLGSATEEILDVYYYSIGVRLLSQSCYLRYELYAFYMGESDSMANNKNGEDNGRNERWKFSLVAVVISCLVIVVLGSYACYYALNRRHKKSNKDFVQAYPREFPYIDLASIKISTNNSSDSNKLGEGGFGPVYKGALRDGEEVTVKRLSICSEQDGKEKILVYEYLPTNSIDIILFDSRKCAQLDWSTQVNILNGIARGTLYLNEDSRL